TGCCGCTGTGCGAGACGCGGGCCTGCCGGGTCGGGGTGATCCAGCCGCCGTGGTCGTGGTGCGCGACCCCGACGGGCGGTTGCGCGACCTGTCGTGGGCTCCCGACGTCGACGTCGACGTCATCCCGGTCGCCGCCGATACCGACGACGGCCGCAGCGTCATCCGCCACTCCGCCGCCCACGTGCTGGCCCAGGCTGTGCAGGAGATCTTCCCCGAGGCCAAGCTCGGCATCGGTCCCCCCGTCACCGACGGCTTCTACTACGACTTCGACGTCCCACGCGCATTCACCCCCGAGGATCTCGAATCGCTGGAAAAGCGGATGCGCCAGATCGTCAAGGAAGGGCAGCTCTTCTCACGCCGGGTCTACGAGTCCAAAGAGCAAGCGCGCCAGGAACTTGCGAACGAGCCGTACAAGCTCGAGCTCATCGAGGACAAGTCCGGTGACCCCGACGTGATGGAGGTCGGAGGCGACGAGCTGACCGCGTACGACAATCTCAATCCCCGTACCCGCGAACGGGAGTGGGGTGATCTGTGCCGCGGCCCGCACATTCCGACGACGCGTTACATTCCGGCGTTCAAGCTCACCCGCAGCTCGGCGGCCTACTGGCGGGGAAACCAGAACAACGCCAGCCTGCAACGCATCTACGGAACGGCGTGGGAGTCGCAGGAAGCCCTTGACCGCCACCTGGAGTTCATCGAGGAGGCGCAGCGCCGCGACCACCGCAAGCTCGGTGTGGAGTTGGACCTGTTCAGCTTCCCCGACGAAATCGGTTCGGGGCTGGCGGTTTTCCACCCCAAGGGCGGCATCATCCGCCGAGAGCTCGAGGAATACTCACGCCGCAAGCACATCGAGGCAGGCTACGAATTCGTCAACACCCCGCATATCACCAAGGAACAGCTCTACATCACCTCGGGGCACCTCGAGTGGTACGCCGACGGCATGTATCCCCCAATGCACATGGACGCCGAGTTCGACGAGGACGGCACGCTGCGCAAGCCGGGGCAGGACTACTACCTCAAGCCGATGAACTGCCCTATGCACCACCTGATCTTCCGGTCACGCGGACGGTCGTATCGGGAACTTCCGTTGCGGCTCTTCGAATTCGGCTCGGTGTACCGCTACGAGAAGTCCGGTGTGGTGCACGGCCTGACCCGGGTGCGTGGCATGACTCAGGACGACGCGCACATCTACACCACCCGTGAGCAGATGCGTGACGAGCTGGCGTCGCTGCTTCGGTTCGTGCTCGACCTGCTCGCCGACTACGGACTGAATGACTTCTATCTGGAGCTCTCGACGAAGGACCCGGAGAAGTACGTCGGCTCCGACGAGGACTGGGACGAGGCCACCGAGACGCTGCGTGAGGTCGCCGAGGCCTCCGGTCTGCACCTGGTGCCCGACCCCGGTGGGGCCGCGTTCTACGGACCCAAGATCTCCGTCCAGGTCAAGGACGCGCTGGGCAGAAGCTGGCAGATGTCGACCATCCAGCTCGACTTCACCATGCCCGACCGCTTCGAGCTGGAATACACCGCGGCAGACGGCACCCGCAAGCGTCCGGTGCTCATTCACCGTGCGTTGTTCGGCTCGATCGAGCGGTTCTTCGGTGTCCTCACCGAGCATTACGCCGGCGCTTTCCCGGCGTGGCTGGCCCCCGTGCAGGTGGTCGGCATCCCCGTCGCCGACGATCACATCCCGTACCTCAATGGCCTTGCGAATCAGCTGAAGATGGCCGGTATCAGGGCCGAGGTCGACGCCAGTGACGACCGGATGGCCAAGAAGATCGTGAACCACACCAATCAGAAGGTGCCGTTCATGCTCGTGGCCGGTGACCGTGACATCGAAGCCAACGCGGTCAGCTTCCGCTTCGGTGACCGTACGCAGATCAACGGTGTGCCACGCGACGAGGCGGTGGCGGCCATCGCCAAGTGGATCGAAAGCCGGGAAAACGCCGCTCCGACAGCCGAACTGGTCAAGGTGGGCGCTCAGCCGTGACACGTGACGAGCGTCAGCACGAAGAGCGGGACGACGAGCACAGAATCGTCGACCACGGCGTCGGCGAGCCTGATCACCTGCAACGGCTGTGGACCCCGCACAGGATGAGCTACATCGCCGAGTCCCCGTTTCGGCGCAACAGTTCCGATCCGTCGGCGCCGTTCACCGACATCCCGAAGATGGCCGACGAGGACGGGTTGATGGTGGCGCGCGGCGAGCTTGTCTACGTGGTACTGAACCTGTACCCGTACAACCCGGGACATCTCATGGTCGTCCCGTACCGCCGGGTATCCGAGCTCGAGGACCTCACCGACGCGGAGAGCGCGGAACTGATGGCGTTCACCCAGAAGGCGATCCGTGTCATCAAGAGTGTGTCCAACCCGATGGGCTTCAACGTCGGACTGAACCTCGGCAAGGTCTCGGGCGGGTCGCTGGCCGAGCATCTGCACATGCACGTGGTGCCGCGTTGGATCGGCGACGCGAACTTCATCACCATCATCGGCGGCGCGAAGGTGGTCCCTCAGCTGCTGAGCGAAACGCGTGAACTGCTGGCGACGGAGTGGGCGAAGCAGTAATGAGCAATCTGTACCTGATGACGCGTGCGGCATACGAGAAGCTCTCTCGGCCGCTTGCCAAGGTCGCGCTGCGCGCCGGGCTCACCCCCGACAGCATCACCATCCTCGGCACCGCGGGCACGGTGTTGGGCGCACTCACCCTGTTCCCGATCGGCCAGCTGTGGTGGGGCGCTTTCACCGTCTGGATCTTCGTACTCGCCGACATGCTCGACGGTGCCATGGCGCGTCAGCGGGGCGGCGGGACGCGTTTCGGCGCGGTCCTCGACGCCACCTGTGACCGGATCGGCGACGGTGCGATCTTCTGTGGCCTGTTGTGGTGGGTGGCGTTCGGTATGCAGAGCACGTCCCTCGTCGTGGCCACGTTGATCTGTCTCGTTACCTCGCAGGTGATCTCGTACATCAAGGCGCGCGCCGAGGCCAGCGGGTTGTCCGCCGAAGGCGGCATGATCGAGCGGCCAGAACGCCTGATCATCGTGCTGCTGGGTGCCGGGCTCTCAGGCCTGTTCGGCATTCCCTGGCTGTTGCATGTCGCGATGTGGGTGCTCGCGGTGCTGAGCCTCGTCACCCTGGGTCAGCGCGTGCACAGCGTGCGCACGTCACCTGGAGCGATGGACCGGCTGCCGCAGCCCGACAGCGCTACCGGTGAAGAACCGGAGACGTCGGGACACCAGCCGACCGGTGGACCCGGGGATGAGTCATGACGGCGCCCCTGTGGGAGCTGGGCAACTCGCTGAGCGGCAGGTTCGCCGACTGGGGATATGCTGCTGGCTGGCGGGTCGTTCGTGCGATGCCGGAAGTGTTGGCGCGCAACGCCTTCGGTGCCGGCGCGTACTACGCCGCACGTGGCGGTGGACCTGAACAACTACGCAAAAACCTCGCCCGCGTGATCGGTGTAGCGCCCGAGCGTGTGCCCGACGGGCTCATGCACGCGTCACTTGCTTCCTATGCCCGGTACTGGCGCGAGGCATTCCGGCTGCCCACGATGGACCTGGCGGCGGTCGCCCGCCGGCTCGACGAAGTGAGCCTCGGAACGCACCGGCCTCAAGCCGCGTTGGACGCGGGCCGCGGCGGGATCCTGGCGCTGCCGCACAGCGGCAACTGGGACATGGCGGGCGTCTGGCTCGTCCAGAAACACGGCACCTTCTCCACGGTCGCCGAGCGGCTGAAGCCCGAATCGTTGTACCGTCGCTTCATCGAGTACCGAGAAAGCCTTGGCTTCGAGGTGTTTCCGGCGTCCGGCGGCGAGCGCCCACCGTTCGAGTTGCTTGCCGAGCGGCTGCGCGAGAACAAGCTCGTCTGCCTGATGTCCGACCGCGACCTCACCCGGTCCGGAGTCGAGGTCGACTTCTTCGGCGAAGCCACCCGCCTGCCCGCCGGACCGGCCAAATTGGCGATCACCACCGGCGCCCACCTGATTCCGGCGCACGTCTATTACGACGGCGACGACTGCGTCATCGACCTCCAGGAGCCGCTCGACACCAGCTCGAACGACGTCACCGCCGTCACCCAGGCGTTGGCGAATCGGTTCGAGCACAACATCGCCGCGCATCCGGCCGACTGGCACATGATGCAGCCGCAGTGGCTGGCCGACCTCTCCGACGAGCGGCGCGCCAAACTCGAGGCGATCTGATGCGCATCGGCATGGTCTGCCCCTACTCGTTCGACGTGCCGGGCGGCGTGCAGTCGCATGTGTTGCAGCTAGCCGAGGTGATGCACGACCGCGGCCACGTGGTCAGCGTGCTGGCACCGACGTCGTCTCGAGCACAAGGTTCGCTGCCCGACTACGTGGTGTCGGGCGGTAAGGCGGTGCCGATCCCGTACAACGGATCGGTGGCGCGGCTGCGTTTCGGCCCGGCGACCCACCGCATGGTCAAGAAGTGGCTCGCGCAGGGCGAATTCGACGTGTTGCATCTGCACGAGCCCAATGCGCCGAGTCTTTCGATGCTGGCACTGAACATCGCCGAAGGTCCTATCGTCGCCACCTTTCACACCTCGACCACGAAGTCGTTGACGCTCAGTGTGTTCGAGCCGTTTCTGCGGCCGATGCACGAGAAGATCGTCGGCCGCATCGCGGTGTCGGACCTGGCGCGACGCTGGCAGATGGAGTCGCTCGGCAGCGATGCCGTCGAGATACCGAACGGGCTGGACGTCGATTCGTTCGCGTCGGCGCCGGCGATGGACGGCTACCCGCGCGCAGGCAAGTCAGTCCTGTTCCTGGGGCGGTTTGACGAGCCCCGTAAGGGCATGGCCGTGCTGCTGCGGGCCTTGCCGCGCCTCGTCGAGCGGTTCGGCGACATCGAGATCCTGATCGT
The sequence above is drawn from the Mycobacterium gallinarum genome and encodes:
- the thrS gene encoding threonine--tRNA ligase, with amino-acid sequence MSAAVSPALAAPIRVAAGTTAGAAVRDAGLPGRGDPAAVVVVRDPDGRLRDLSWAPDVDVDVIPVAADTDDGRSVIRHSAAHVLAQAVQEIFPEAKLGIGPPVTDGFYYDFDVPRAFTPEDLESLEKRMRQIVKEGQLFSRRVYESKEQARQELANEPYKLELIEDKSGDPDVMEVGGDELTAYDNLNPRTREREWGDLCRGPHIPTTRYIPAFKLTRSSAAYWRGNQNNASLQRIYGTAWESQEALDRHLEFIEEAQRRDHRKLGVELDLFSFPDEIGSGLAVFHPKGGIIRRELEEYSRRKHIEAGYEFVNTPHITKEQLYITSGHLEWYADGMYPPMHMDAEFDEDGTLRKPGQDYYLKPMNCPMHHLIFRSRGRSYRELPLRLFEFGSVYRYEKSGVVHGLTRVRGMTQDDAHIYTTREQMRDELASLLRFVLDLLADYGLNDFYLELSTKDPEKYVGSDEDWDEATETLREVAEASGLHLVPDPGGAAFYGPKISVQVKDALGRSWQMSTIQLDFTMPDRFELEYTAADGTRKRPVLIHRALFGSIERFFGVLTEHYAGAFPAWLAPVQVVGIPVADDHIPYLNGLANQLKMAGIRAEVDASDDRMAKKIVNHTNQKVPFMLVAGDRDIEANAVSFRFGDRTQINGVPRDEAVAAIAKWIESRENAAPTAELVKVGAQP
- a CDS encoding HIT family protein, translated to MTRDERQHEERDDEHRIVDHGVGEPDHLQRLWTPHRMSYIAESPFRRNSSDPSAPFTDIPKMADEDGLMVARGELVYVVLNLYPYNPGHLMVVPYRRVSELEDLTDAESAELMAFTQKAIRVIKSVSNPMGFNVGLNLGKVSGGSLAEHLHMHVVPRWIGDANFITIIGGAKVVPQLLSETRELLATEWAKQ
- the pgsA gene encoding phosphatidylinositol phosphate synthase; the protein is MSNLYLMTRAAYEKLSRPLAKVALRAGLTPDSITILGTAGTVLGALTLFPIGQLWWGAFTVWIFVLADMLDGAMARQRGGGTRFGAVLDATCDRIGDGAIFCGLLWWVAFGMQSTSLVVATLICLVTSQVISYIKARAEASGLSAEGGMIERPERLIIVLLGAGLSGLFGIPWLLHVAMWVLAVLSLVTLGQRVHSVRTSPGAMDRLPQPDSATGEEPETSGHQPTGGPGDES
- a CDS encoding phosphatidylinositol mannoside acyltransferase, which translates into the protein MTAPLWELGNSLSGRFADWGYAAGWRVVRAMPEVLARNAFGAGAYYAARGGGPEQLRKNLARVIGVAPERVPDGLMHASLASYARYWREAFRLPTMDLAAVARRLDEVSLGTHRPQAALDAGRGGILALPHSGNWDMAGVWLVQKHGTFSTVAERLKPESLYRRFIEYRESLGFEVFPASGGERPPFELLAERLRENKLVCLMSDRDLTRSGVEVDFFGEATRLPAGPAKLAITTGAHLIPAHVYYDGDDCVIDLQEPLDTSSNDVTAVTQALANRFEHNIAAHPADWHMMQPQWLADLSDERRAKLEAI
- a CDS encoding glycosyltransferase family 4 protein; amino-acid sequence: MRIGMVCPYSFDVPGGVQSHVLQLAEVMHDRGHVVSVLAPTSSRAQGSLPDYVVSGGKAVPIPYNGSVARLRFGPATHRMVKKWLAQGEFDVLHLHEPNAPSLSMLALNIAEGPIVATFHTSTTKSLTLSVFEPFLRPMHEKIVGRIAVSDLARRWQMESLGSDAVEIPNGLDVDSFASAPAMDGYPRAGKSVLFLGRFDEPRKGMAVLLRALPRLVERFGDIEILIVGRGEEEELRRSAGKLAKHLRFLGQVDDAAKASALRSADVYCAPNTGGESFGIVLVEAMAAGTAVVASDLDAFRRVLVDGTAGRLVPVDDPAELAAGLIEVLEDDDVRARYVQTAAEVVRRYDWSVVARQIMRVYETVAGAGAKVRVAGTASAAAGTGLASTRGKARGFR